From one Streptomyces sp. N50 genomic stretch:
- a CDS encoding SMC family ATPase — protein sequence MRLHRLDITAFGPFGDSQTVDFDELSSAGLFLLHGPTGAGKTSVLDAVCYALYGSVPGVRQSGQGLTLRSDHAAAGTRTEVRLELTVAGRRLELTRQPPWARPKKRGTGSTLDKAQSWLREYDAAAAAWKDLSRSHQEIGEEITQLLGMSREQFCQVVLLPQGEFARFLRSDAEARGKLLGRLFDTHRFAEVEKRLAERRRATEAQVREGDAELLADAHRMQQAAGDAMELPELAPGEPGLADAVLGAAAVARSTAREQLTVAHSRLTAAESAQVAADRELADVRELARLQQRFAQARERATLMEERADGYRQGQARMERARKAEAVAPALELREAADAEHRDAARAETRARDLLPDTFAGAGAAGLAAAARRAAEELGGLESARRAEQRLTELGVERVELDRQESADEDVRQEAEAWLAEWDATRAGLQARIESAQEATTRAEQLGVWREPAERRLGAARQRDQFAGDTEDAQRQVLASSEHALKARAHWLDLKEQRLNGIAAELAAHLADGAPCAVCGATEHPAPARKSAGHVDRAAEEEALTALQRAEEQRTEAERRLGVVREALAAATAEAGDTPTGQLADEVAELERLYEQARRDASWLHPATEELRQAEEERERRTAIQQQAAVRAASRTTLRDTLDRERTSLEGELAQSRGAAESVAARAAQLERQAALLTDAADAARAAEDTAQRLKDADARLADAAFRAGFDTPQAAAAALLDDTAHRELQRRLDAWQSEEAAVRAVLAEAETVAAAQQAPADLDLAERAATAADRRTRDAASARDAAARRCTELDRLSARSAAGARQLAPLREEYDRVARLAALTAGTSADNERRMRLESYVLAARLEQVAAAATVRLQRMSSGRYTLVHSDDRAGRGRSGLGLHVVDAWTGRERDTATLSGGETFFASLALALGLADVVTDEAGGVRLDTLFIDEGFGSLDEQTLDEVLDVLDSLRERDRSVGIVSHVADLRRRIHAQLEVVKGRDGSAVRQRGQ from the coding sequence ATGAGGCTCCACCGGCTCGACATCACCGCCTTCGGGCCCTTCGGCGATTCCCAGACCGTCGACTTCGACGAGCTGTCCTCCGCCGGGCTGTTCCTGCTCCACGGGCCGACCGGCGCCGGCAAGACCTCCGTCCTCGACGCCGTGTGCTACGCCCTGTACGGCTCGGTACCCGGCGTCCGTCAGTCCGGTCAGGGGCTCACCCTGCGCAGCGACCACGCGGCGGCCGGCACCCGCACCGAGGTGCGGCTCGAACTGACCGTCGCCGGGCGGCGGTTGGAGCTCACCCGGCAGCCGCCCTGGGCCCGTCCCAAGAAGCGCGGCACCGGCAGCACGCTGGACAAGGCACAGAGCTGGCTGCGCGAGTACGACGCTGCGGCCGCCGCCTGGAAGGACCTCAGCCGCTCCCACCAGGAGATCGGCGAGGAGATCACCCAGCTGCTGGGCATGAGCCGGGAACAGTTCTGCCAGGTCGTGCTGCTGCCCCAGGGCGAGTTCGCACGCTTCCTGCGGTCCGACGCCGAGGCCCGCGGCAAGCTGCTCGGCCGGCTCTTCGACACCCACCGCTTCGCCGAGGTCGAGAAGCGGCTCGCGGAGCGGCGCCGGGCCACCGAGGCCCAAGTCCGCGAGGGCGACGCCGAGTTGCTCGCCGACGCGCACCGCATGCAGCAGGCCGCCGGTGACGCCATGGAGCTGCCGGAGCTCGCCCCGGGCGAACCCGGCCTCGCCGACGCCGTGTTGGGCGCCGCGGCCGTCGCCCGCAGTACCGCGCGCGAGCAACTGACCGTCGCGCACAGCCGCCTCACCGCCGCAGAGTCCGCCCAGGTCGCCGCCGACCGTGAACTGGCCGACGTCCGTGAACTGGCGCGCCTGCAACAGCGGTTCGCGCAGGCGCGGGAACGGGCCACGCTCATGGAGGAGCGGGCCGACGGCTATCGCCAGGGGCAGGCGCGGATGGAGCGGGCCCGGAAGGCGGAGGCGGTGGCGCCTGCGCTGGAGCTGCGGGAGGCCGCCGACGCCGAGCACCGGGACGCCGCCCGGGCCGAGACCCGTGCGCGTGACCTGCTGCCGGACACCTTCGCGGGCGCCGGCGCGGCCGGACTCGCCGCCGCCGCACGCCGGGCCGCCGAGGAACTGGGCGGACTCGAGTCGGCCCGCCGCGCCGAGCAGCGGCTCACCGAACTCGGCGTGGAGCGCGTCGAGTTGGACCGCCAGGAGAGTGCCGACGAGGACGTACGGCAGGAGGCCGAGGCCTGGCTCGCCGAGTGGGACGCCACCCGTGCGGGACTTCAGGCGCGGATCGAGTCGGCACAGGAGGCCACCACCCGGGCCGAGCAGCTAGGGGTGTGGCGCGAGCCCGCCGAGCGGCGGCTCGGGGCGGCCCGGCAGCGGGACCAGTTCGCCGGTGACACGGAGGACGCCCAGCGGCAGGTGCTCGCGTCGTCCGAACATGCCCTGAAGGCCCGCGCCCACTGGCTCGACCTCAAGGAACAGCGGCTGAACGGCATCGCCGCCGAACTCGCCGCCCACCTCGCCGACGGTGCACCCTGTGCCGTCTGCGGAGCCACCGAACACCCCGCACCCGCCCGCAAATCCGCCGGACACGTCGATCGCGCGGCGGAGGAAGAGGCGCTCACCGCGCTCCAGCGCGCCGAGGAGCAGCGCACCGAGGCCGAGCGCCGCCTGGGCGTCGTACGGGAGGCCCTCGCCGCCGCCACCGCCGAAGCCGGTGACACCCCGACCGGTCAACTCGCCGACGAGGTCGCGGAGTTGGAGCGGCTGTACGAGCAGGCGCGCCGGGACGCGTCCTGGCTGCACCCCGCGACCGAGGAGCTGCGCCAGGCCGAGGAGGAGCGCGAGCGGCGGACCGCGATCCAGCAGCAGGCCGCGGTCCGGGCCGCCTCCCGTACCACCCTGCGCGACACCCTGGACCGTGAACGGACCTCCCTGGAGGGGGAGTTGGCGCAGTCGCGGGGCGCTGCCGAGAGTGTGGCCGCGCGTGCCGCCCAGCTGGAGCGGCAGGCCGCGCTGCTCACCGACGCGGCCGACGCCGCCCGTGCCGCCGAGGACACCGCGCAGCGCCTCAAGGACGCCGACGCCCGGCTCGCCGACGCGGCCTTCCGTGCCGGGTTCGACACTCCGCAGGCCGCGGCCGCCGCCCTTCTCGACGACACCGCCCACCGCGAACTCCAACGGCGCCTGGACGCCTGGCAGTCGGAGGAGGCCGCCGTACGGGCCGTCCTCGCGGAGGCCGAAACGGTGGCGGCCGCGCAACAGGCGCCCGCCGACCTGGACTTGGCGGAGCGTGCCGCGACCGCGGCCGACCGGCGGACCCGGGACGCGGCCTCGGCGCGCGACGCGGCGGCCCGGCGCTGCACCGAACTCGACCGGCTCTCCGCCCGATCGGCCGCCGGGGCACGCCAACTCGCCCCGCTGCGCGAGGAGTACGACCGGGTGGCCCGCCTCGCCGCCCTCACCGCGGGCACCTCGGCCGACAACGAACGCCGGATGCGCCTGGAGTCGTACGTCCTCGCCGCCCGCCTGGAGCAGGTGGCCGCGGCGGCGACCGTACGGTTGCAGCGCATGTCGTCCGGCCGCTACACGCTGGTCCATTCCGACGACCGGGCCGGGCGTGGCCGTAGCGGACTCGGGTTGCATGTCGTCGACGCGTGGACCGGGCGGGAGCGGGACACGGCGACGCTGTCCGGCGGCGAGACGTTCTTCGCGTCGCTCGCCCTCGCGCTCGGGCTCGCGGACGTGGTCACCGACGAGGCCGGCGGGGTCCGGCTCGACACGCTCTTCATCGACGAGGGCTTCGGCAGCCTCGACGAGCAGACTCTCGACGAGGTCCTCGACGTCCTCGACTCCCTGCGCGAGCGGGACCGCAGCGTCGGCATCGTCAGCCATGTCGCCGATCTGCGGCGCCGGATCCACGCGCAGCTGGAGGTCGTGAAGGGGCGGGACGGGTCGGCCGTACGGCAGCGGGGGCAGTGA
- a CDS encoding exonuclease SbcCD subunit D has product MRLLHTSDWHLGRAFHRVNMLGAQADFVSHLVTTVRERDVDAVVVSGDVYDRAVPPLAAVELFDDTLHRLADLGVPTVMISGNHDSARRLGVGAGLIDRAGIHLRTEPSACGTPVVIPDAFGDVAFYGLPYLEPALVKAEFGVEKAGHEAVLAAAMDRVRADLAGRAPGTRSVVLAHAFVTGGEVSDSERDITVGGVAAVPAGVFDGVDYAALGHLHGSQTITGRVRYSGSPLPYSFSEADHRKSMWLVDLDAEGTVTAERLDCPVPRELARIRGALADLLDDPDLARHEEAWVEATLTDPVRPDDPMARLTDRFPHTLSLVFDPERGPDDPDVSYARRLAGRDDREIADDFVAHVRGAGPDEDEQAVLQEAFDAVRADAVVREVTP; this is encoded by the coding sequence ATGAGACTGCTGCACACTTCCGACTGGCACCTGGGCCGGGCGTTCCACCGCGTGAACATGCTCGGGGCCCAGGCCGACTTCGTGAGCCACCTCGTCACCACCGTGCGTGAGCGCGACGTGGACGCGGTGGTCGTGTCGGGAGACGTGTACGACCGGGCGGTGCCGCCGCTGGCCGCGGTCGAGCTGTTCGACGACACCCTGCACCGGCTCGCCGACCTGGGCGTGCCCACGGTGATGATCTCCGGGAACCACGACTCCGCCCGCCGTCTCGGCGTGGGCGCCGGTCTGATCGACCGCGCGGGTATCCACCTCCGCACCGAGCCGTCGGCCTGCGGGACGCCCGTGGTGATTCCGGACGCGTTCGGGGATGTCGCTTTCTATGGGCTGCCGTATCTCGAACCCGCCCTGGTGAAGGCCGAGTTCGGGGTCGAGAAGGCCGGGCACGAGGCGGTCCTCGCCGCCGCCATGGACCGCGTCCGTGCCGACCTCGCGGGCCGCGCGCCCGGCACCCGTTCCGTGGTCCTCGCGCATGCCTTCGTCACCGGCGGCGAGGTCAGCGACAGCGAGCGGGACATCACCGTCGGCGGAGTCGCCGCGGTACCGGCCGGTGTCTTCGACGGTGTCGACTACGCGGCACTCGGGCACCTGCACGGCTCCCAGACGATCACCGGGCGCGTCCGCTACTCGGGTTCCCCGCTGCCGTACTCCTTCTCCGAGGCCGACCACCGCAAGAGCATGTGGCTCGTCGACCTGGACGCCGAGGGCACCGTCACCGCCGAGCGCCTCGACTGCCCGGTACCGCGCGAACTGGCCCGTATCCGGGGCGCGTTGGCGGATCTCCTCGACGACCCCGACCTCGCGCGGCACGAGGAGGCGTGGGTCGAGGCGACACTCACCGACCCGGTACGCCCGGACGACCCCATGGCCCGGCTCACCGACCGCTTCCCGCACACCCTCAGCCTCGTCTTCGACCCCGAGCGGGGCCCCGACGACCCCGACGTGTCGTACGCCCGCCGCCTCGCGGGGCGCGACGACCGTGAAATTGCCGATGACTTCGTCGCCCATGTGCGCGGCGCAGGTCCCGACGAGGACGAACAGGCCGTGCTCCAGGAGGCGTTCGACGCGGTGCGCGCGGACGCGGTCGTACGGGAGGTGACGCCGTGA
- a CDS encoding protein kinase domain-containing protein, producing MVPLRKSDPRQAGPYHLMSVLGSGGMGRVYLGRDTTGATGPAAVKVIRPEYAEDPLFRKRFEREVGALGRIQGAHIVRLLGSGCDEDLVWVATEYIPGPTLAELVDARGPVDAAAAWRLLADVGRAIEAIWRSGIVHRDLKPSNVILGADGARVIDFGVVQAGDSTSITVTGQNVGTPAYMSPEQVRGQEVTAASDVFSLASTLTYAVAGEAPFGEGTGVDVLHRVAFDPPREDVLDKVAGVDAELAAFIRTCLDKDPELRPLPEAVFRTAIGHQLSAPAGTPPRVAPQRRPSPAGQPAAHPSAAPSDPPTTPRKHANTPRKRGTLIAGAVAAAALLVAGSITATLLLLHHGDSGTSAGPGPGTPPALAVPENSPSGPGSSPSTAASASATKGGASQSPTSVPATQDPASLDIRVSSCVHELTSGSHGDCVKALQLLLAGYGLHVTVDGDFGTATADALKVFQTEAGTTASGTVDAQTAKLLYGTERGPVRAGPVTVTESVRAVEVARCLDAHVTAVQVWACNGTAPQKWALFRVPGHNSQYLVVNQGNHSCLDADASTVGRNFSKIRVRSCDGLSAQRWQLGGAGTLVSAPDGFCLDAEASESGKDGQTVQTFGCAGSSNQVWTWAS from the coding sequence GTGGTGCCGCTGCGGAAGAGCGACCCGCGCCAGGCGGGGCCGTACCACTTGATGTCGGTGCTCGGCAGCGGCGGGATGGGCCGGGTCTATCTGGGCCGCGACACCACCGGCGCCACGGGCCCCGCCGCCGTGAAGGTGATCCGGCCCGAGTACGCGGAGGACCCGCTGTTCCGCAAGCGCTTCGAGCGCGAGGTCGGCGCGCTGGGCCGGATCCAAGGGGCGCACATCGTACGGCTGCTGGGCAGCGGCTGCGACGAGGACCTGGTGTGGGTCGCCACCGAGTACATACCCGGGCCCACCCTCGCGGAGCTGGTCGACGCGCGCGGACCGGTCGACGCGGCGGCGGCCTGGCGGCTGCTGGCCGACGTGGGGCGGGCGATCGAGGCGATCTGGCGCTCGGGGATCGTGCACCGCGACCTCAAGCCCTCGAACGTCATCCTGGGTGCCGACGGCGCCCGCGTCATCGACTTCGGTGTCGTCCAGGCCGGCGACAGCACCTCGATCACCGTCACCGGCCAGAACGTCGGCACCCCCGCCTACATGTCCCCGGAGCAGGTGCGCGGCCAGGAGGTCACCGCCGCCTCCGACGTCTTCTCGCTGGCCTCCACACTCACCTACGCCGTCGCCGGGGAGGCCCCGTTCGGCGAGGGCACGGGCGTCGACGTGCTGCACCGGGTGGCGTTCGACCCGCCCCGGGAGGATGTCCTCGACAAAGTCGCGGGCGTGGACGCGGAGTTGGCCGCGTTCATCCGCACCTGCCTGGACAAGGACCCCGAGCTGCGGCCGTTACCCGAGGCGGTGTTCAGAACGGCCATCGGGCATCAGCTGTCCGCACCGGCAGGCACCCCGCCACGGGTCGCCCCCCAGCGCAGGCCCTCCCCCGCCGGGCAACCCGCGGCCCACCCTTCGGCAGCACCATCGGACCCGCCCACCACGCCCCGGAAACACGCGAACACCCCCAGAAAACGCGGGACGTTGATCGCGGGCGCCGTCGCCGCGGCCGCCCTCCTCGTCGCCGGCAGCATCACCGCGACGCTGCTCCTGCTGCACCACGGCGACAGCGGGACGTCGGCCGGTCCCGGACCGGGGACGCCCCCGGCGCTCGCCGTACCGGAGAACTCGCCCTCAGGGCCGGGCAGTTCGCCGAGCACGGCCGCCTCCGCGTCGGCGACGAAGGGCGGGGCGTCGCAGAGCCCGACGAGCGTGCCGGCCACCCAGGATCCCGCGAGCCTCGACATCCGCGTCAGCTCCTGCGTCCACGAACTCACCTCGGGCTCCCACGGCGACTGCGTCAAGGCGCTCCAACTCCTGCTCGCCGGTTACGGGTTGCACGTCACGGTCGACGGCGATTTCGGGACGGCGACGGCCGACGCGCTGAAGGTCTTCCAGACCGAGGCGGGGACCACGGCCAGCGGGACGGTCGACGCGCAGACCGCGAAACTGCTGTACGGCACGGAACGCGGGCCGGTCCGCGCCGGTCCGGTGACGGTGACCGAGAGCGTCCGCGCGGTCGAGGTCGCCCGGTGCCTCGACGCCCACGTCACCGCCGTACAGGTGTGGGCGTGCAACGGCACGGCGCCGCAGAAGTGGGCGCTCTTCCGGGTGCCCGGGCACAACTCCCAGTACCTGGTGGTCAATCAGGGCAACCACTCCTGCCTGGACGCCGACGCCAGCACGGTCGGCCGGAACTTCTCGAAGATCCGGGTCAGGAGCTGCGACGGGCTGAGCGCGCAGCGGTGGCAGCTGGGCGGCGCCGGGACCCTGGTCAGCGCCCCGGACGGTTTCTGTCTGGACGCGGAGGCCTCGGAGTCGGGGAAGGACGGTCAGACCGTCCAGACCTTCGGCTGCGCGGGCAGCTCCAACCAGGTCTGGACATGGGCCTCCTGA
- a CDS encoding YigZ family protein, giving the protein MQDEYRTVARPGVHETEVNRSRFLCALAPAATEQEAQDVIARIRKEHTDASHNCFAYVIGADAAIQKASDDGEPGGTAGVPMLQMLLRRDMRYVVAVVTRYYGGVKLGAGGLIRAYGGSVGEALDTLGTITRRRFRLATVTVDHQRAGKVQNDLRATGREVRDVRYGEEVTIEIGLPDAEVDAFRGWLADVTAGTAGLELGGEAYGDA; this is encoded by the coding sequence ATGCAGGACGAGTACCGCACAGTGGCCCGCCCGGGCGTGCACGAGACCGAGGTCAACCGCTCCCGCTTCCTGTGCGCCCTCGCCCCGGCGGCCACCGAACAGGAGGCGCAGGACGTCATCGCCCGTATCCGCAAGGAACACACGGACGCCTCCCACAACTGCTTCGCCTACGTCATCGGCGCCGACGCCGCGATCCAGAAGGCGAGCGACGACGGCGAACCCGGCGGCACGGCAGGCGTCCCCATGCTTCAGATGCTGCTCCGCCGCGACATGCGGTACGTCGTCGCCGTCGTCACCCGCTACTACGGCGGCGTCAAACTCGGCGCGGGCGGCCTCATCCGGGCCTACGGCGGCTCGGTCGGCGAGGCCCTCGACACCCTCGGCACGATCACCCGCCGCCGCTTCCGCCTCGCCACGGTGACCGTCGACCACCAGCGCGCGGGCAAGGTCCAGAACGACCTGCGCGCCACCGGCCGCGAGGTACGCGACGTCCGCTACGGCGAGGAGGTCACGATCGAGATCGGGCTGCCGGACGCCGAAGTGGACGCGTTCCGGGGGTGGTTGGCGGATGTGACGGCGGGGACGGCGGGGCTGGAACTGGGCGGCGAGGCGTACGGGGACGCGTGA
- a CDS encoding amino acid transporter: MTGAQADPTETTASGGSGSVAEQCRAWLLDGLSEQSARHPGPHATPNPEHEGHRWWRVMCLTGVDYFSTLGYQPGIAALAAGLLSPLATVVLIGLTLLGALPVYRRVAHESPHGEGSIAMLERLLPWWSGKIFVLVLLGFAATDFMITVTLSAADAAAHVVENPFAPGWMHGGNTWITLVLVGALGAVFLKGFREAIGIAVVLVGVYLTLNLVVLAVSAWEVLSHPVKIGDWTDAMTAAHSSPLAMVGVALLVFPKLALGMSGFETGVAVMPQVKGDDTDTWAKPTGRIRETRRLLTTAALIMSGFLLLSSLATTILIPQSAFKTGGPANGRALAYLAHEHLGQVFGTVYDVSTIAILWFAGASALAGLLNLVPRYLPRYGMAPEWTRAVRPLVLVFMVAAIVITLWFHASVDAQSGAYATGVLVLMLSAAFASTVTVHKRGHRRATLGFGVITAVFAYTLVTNVIERPDGIKIAGIFIVLILVTSFGSRIHRAFELRAVEVTFDDTAARFIDEAARSGPLRLIANEPQEHSRREYRAKEYSQREETHIPDGGPVLFLEVLLRDSSDFSADISVHGEEKYGVRRLRVEGPTVPNAIAAVLLSLRDRTGKVPHAYFTWTEGNPVSHLIRFLVFGDGEVAPVTREVLRRAEPDPERRPRVHVG; this comes from the coding sequence ATGACCGGCGCGCAGGCGGACCCCACGGAGACCACGGCGTCCGGCGGTTCCGGGTCCGTCGCGGAGCAGTGCCGGGCCTGGCTCCTGGACGGTCTGAGCGAGCAGAGCGCCCGGCATCCGGGCCCGCACGCCACGCCGAACCCGGAGCACGAGGGTCACCGCTGGTGGCGGGTCATGTGTCTGACCGGCGTCGACTACTTCTCCACCCTCGGCTACCAGCCGGGCATCGCCGCCCTCGCGGCCGGGCTGCTGTCCCCGCTGGCGACGGTCGTCCTGATCGGGCTGACGCTGCTCGGGGCGCTGCCGGTCTATCGGCGGGTGGCGCACGAGTCGCCGCACGGCGAGGGGTCGATCGCCATGCTGGAGCGGCTGCTGCCGTGGTGGTCGGGGAAGATCTTCGTCCTGGTGCTGCTGGGTTTCGCGGCGACGGACTTCATGATCACGGTCACCCTGTCGGCGGCGGACGCGGCGGCGCACGTCGTGGAGAACCCGTTCGCGCCGGGCTGGATGCACGGCGGGAACACGTGGATCACGCTCGTCCTCGTCGGGGCCTTGGGCGCGGTCTTCCTCAAGGGGTTCCGGGAGGCCATCGGGATCGCCGTGGTGCTGGTGGGCGTGTACCTCACGCTCAATCTCGTGGTCCTCGCGGTGTCCGCGTGGGAGGTGCTGAGCCATCCGGTGAAGATCGGCGACTGGACGGACGCGATGACGGCCGCGCACTCCTCGCCGCTCGCGATGGTCGGCGTGGCGCTGCTGGTCTTCCCGAAGCTCGCGCTCGGCATGTCCGGCTTCGAGACGGGCGTGGCGGTGATGCCGCAGGTCAAGGGCGATGACACGGACACCTGGGCGAAGCCCACGGGCCGGATCCGCGAGACCCGCAGGCTGCTCACCACGGCCGCCCTGATCATGTCCGGCTTCCTGCTGCTGTCCAGCCTCGCGACGACGATCCTCATCCCGCAGAGCGCCTTCAAGACGGGCGGCCCGGCGAACGGCCGCGCGCTCGCCTACCTCGCGCACGAGCACCTGGGCCAGGTCTTCGGCACGGTCTACGACGTCTCGACGATCGCGATCCTGTGGTTCGCGGGCGCCTCCGCGCTCGCCGGGCTGCTGAACCTCGTACCGCGCTATCTGCCGCGCTACGGCATGGCGCCGGAGTGGACACGGGCGGTACGCCCCCTGGTGCTGGTCTTCATGGTGGCGGCGATCGTCATCACCCTGTGGTTTCACGCGAGCGTCGACGCGCAGAGCGGCGCGTACGCGACGGGTGTGCTGGTGCTGATGCTGTCGGCAGCCTTCGCCTCGACGGTCACCGTGCACAAGCGGGGCCACCGCAGGGCCACGCTCGGGTTCGGCGTGATCACCGCCGTGTTCGCGTACACGCTCGTCACGAACGTCATCGAACGGCCCGACGGCATCAAGATCGCGGGCATCTTCATCGTCCTCATCCTGGTGACGTCGTTCGGCTCGCGCATTCACCGCGCCTTCGAACTCCGCGCCGTGGAGGTCACGTTCGACGACACGGCGGCCCGGTTCATCGACGAGGCGGCGCGCAGCGGCCCGCTCCGGCTGATCGCGAACGAGCCGCAGGAGCACAGCAGGCGGGAGTACCGGGCCAAGGAGTACAGCCAGCGCGAGGAGACCCATATCCCGGACGGCGGCCCGGTGTTGTTCCTGGAGGTCCTCCTCCGCGACTCCTCGGACTTCTCGGCGGACATCTCCGTGCACGGCGAGGAGAAGTACGGCGTACGACGGCTCCGCGTCGAGGGCCCCACGGTCCCGAACGCGATCGCCGCCGTCCTCCTCTCCCTCCGCGACCGCACCGGCAAGGTCCCGCACGCCTACTTCACCTGGACCGAGGGCAACCCGGTCAGCCACCTGATCCGCTTCCTCGTCTTCGGCGACGGCGAGGTCGCCCCGGTCACCCGCGAGGTCCTGCGCCGCGCGGAACCGGACCCGGAGCGCCGGCCCCGCGTGCACGTCGGCTGA
- a CDS encoding histidine phosphatase family protein has translation MNARAGARPLRRLVVLRHAKSAWPEGVPDHLRPLAPRGRRDAPAAGIALAETDSLPDLALCSTAVRARQTWELASAEWGTPPPVRYEPGLYAAGVPELLDAVHQMPPEVETLLLIGHNPGLEELVLELAGDGLDGALDEVRVKFPTSAIAVLAWHGGTWRELAPGTALLTGLTVPRGRKK, from the coding sequence GTGAACGCCCGCGCCGGAGCCCGCCCGTTGCGCCGTCTGGTCGTGCTGCGGCACGCCAAGTCCGCCTGGCCGGAGGGCGTTCCCGACCACCTGCGTCCCCTCGCCCCGCGCGGGCGCCGCGACGCCCCGGCCGCCGGGATCGCGCTCGCCGAGACCGACTCCCTGCCGGACCTCGCCCTGTGCTCCACGGCCGTACGGGCGCGCCAGACCTGGGAGTTGGCGTCCGCCGAGTGGGGAACCCCGCCGCCGGTGCGGTACGAGCCGGGGCTGTACGCGGCCGGAGTACCGGAGCTTCTCGACGCCGTCCATCAAATGCCGCCCGAGGTCGAGACGTTGCTGCTGATCGGGCACAACCCCGGTCTGGAGGAGCTCGTCCTCGAACTCGCCGGTGACGGTCTCGACGGCGCGCTCGACGAGGTCCGGGTGAAGTTCCCGACGTCGGCGATCGCGGTGCTGGCGTGGCACGGCGGCACCTGGCGGGAACTCGCCCCGGGGACAGCCCTGTTGACGGGTCTGACCGTGCCGAGGGGCAGGAAGAAGTAG